In Prochlorococcus marinus CUG1435, the genomic window TCCATTTCCTGCAGCTATTTCAACCACTGTAGAAGTAGCAAAACAAACAGATTTAAAGGGTTTAGCAGGAACTGTTAATGCGATATTGAGAAATGCATCTAGGAAATTAAAAGATGAAATTTTTCCAAAATTATCTTCTGATAAAAAAGAAAGAATCTCATATCTAGAGTCATTGCCATTATGGCTTGTAAATGATCTTTATGAATGGTTAGGCAATAGCAAGGGTGAAAATATTGTTAAAGCATTTAATAAAAAACCTTCAATTGATTTAAGAATTAATCCACTAAAAACTGATTTAGATGAATTTCTGAAAGTACTTCATAAAAATAAAATTGATGCAGAAATTATTAATGAATTAAATAATGGAATTACTTTAAAATCTAATCCAAGATCTATTAAAAATTTACCAGGATATAGTGATGGACTTTGGACAATTCAAGATAGATCTTCTCAGTGGATAGCCCCTCTTTTAAATCCAAAAGAAGGTGAAAAGATTTTAGATGCTTGTGCAGCGCCAGGAAGTAAGTCTACCCACCTAGCAGAATTAGCAAATGACAATGCTGAAATCCTTGCTGTAGACAGATCAGCAAAAAGATTGAAAATACTGCAATCAAATTTAGAAAGATTAAATTTGAAATCTGTTAATACCCTTCAGGCTGATGCTGCGAATTTGATTGAATTAAATCCTAAGTTTATATCCTATTTTGATAAAATTTTATTAGATGCTCCCTGTTCTGGCATTGGAACTCTTTCCAGGAATCCAGATTCTAGATGGTCTTTAAGTAAAGAAAAAATAAAATCTTTAACTTTATTGCAGGAAAAACTATTAGAAAATATTTTTCCTCTTTTAAAAAAAGCTGGAACTTTAGTTTATTCAACTTGTACTATCTGTCCTGATGAAAATAATTTATTAATTGAGAGATTTATTGAAAAAAACGAAGTTTTAAAGTTGGTTAGCCAAAAGCAAATTTTACCTAGCTTAGACTATCCTGGTGATGGATTTTATTCTGCAATAATTTCTTATAAATCTTAAAAATGAAATTTATTTTAAATCGGGATTTTATAAATTTCAGATATAAATTTTTTCCATAAATAAGCTGCATTTCCACTAGATAATTCAGATTCTTTGTTATCGTCGTAACCTATCCAGACACCTGTTGTAAGATTATCAATTGAACCAATAAACCAGAGATCTTTATTTCCATCTGATGTTCCTGTTTTTCCATAAATTTGCTTCCCATTTATAGAAGCTGCTTTTGAAGTGCCTTCATTTACAGATTTTTCAAGAAGTTTATTTATTTTCTTGTTTACTTTTAAATCTAATATTTTCTTGGAAATAGATTTGTTTTCCCAAATAGATTGCCTATTAAAAGATTCTATTTTTTCTAAGATGTTAGGGCTTTGTATATTCCCATTATTATTTATTGCAGAATATGCATTTGTAATGTTAAGGAGATTATCTCCATAGGAACCAATAGCCAATGATGGGAATTCCTCGAATTTTTGCTCATAACCTAGACCAAAAGAATTAGCTAGATTAATAATATTTTTTAAACCGATTTTTTTT contains:
- a CDS encoding 16S rRNA (cytosine(967)-C(5))-methyltransferase, coding for MSIGYLQRKAAWEILLKVSNGDFSDHALDKVLKNYQFNPLDIAFITELSFGCIRYRKFLDLWVDHTSKITHKKQPPKLRWLLHIGLYQLLKMDKIPFPAAISTTVEVAKQTDLKGLAGTVNAILRNASRKLKDEIFPKLSSDKKERISYLESLPLWLVNDLYEWLGNSKGENIVKAFNKKPSIDLRINPLKTDLDEFLKVLHKNKIDAEIINELNNGITLKSNPRSIKNLPGYSDGLWTIQDRSSQWIAPLLNPKEGEKILDACAAPGSKSTHLAELANDNAEILAVDRSAKRLKILQSNLERLNLKSVNTLQADAANLIELNPKFISYFDKILLDAPCSGIGTLSRNPDSRWSLSKEKIKSLTLLQEKLLENIFPLLKKAGTLVYSTCTICPDENNLLIERFIEKNEVLKLVSQKQILPSLDYPGDGFYSAIISYKS